The genome window AAACAAGGCAAGAAAGTGGTTCCGCTTAACATTGAATTGCAGGAAAAGCAACGCATACTCATTGTTTCCGGGCCAAATGCAGGTGGAAAATCGGTGTCGTTGAAAACAGTGGGTTTGATCCAATATATGTTCCAATGCGGCTTGCTGGTGCCGGTTGCAGAAGGTTCTACAATGGGTTTTTTCCAAAACATTTTCATTGATATCGGTGATGAGCAATCACTTGAAAATGACCTGAGTACATACAGTTCACATCTTACAAACATGCGCCATTTCCTGGCCATGGCCAACAGGCGCACGCTTTTCCTGATCGATGAATTCGGAACCGGAACGGAGCCGGGACTAGGCGGAGCAATAGCGGAAGCAATCCTGGAAAACCTGACCAAATCAGGTGCATATGGCGTCATCAATACGCATTATACCAACCTGAAAGTGCTCGCGGACAAAACCGAAGGCCTTGTGAATGGTGCCATGCGTTTTGACGGTGAGCACTTGGAGCCGCTTTATCAACTCGAAATAGGAAGGCCCGGCAGTTCTTTTGCATTTGAAATCGCTTCCAAAATAGGGCTGCCGAATGCTGTGGTTGACCGGGCGAAGGAAAAGCTGGGAACGCAGCAGGTGAATTTTGAAAAACTGTTGAAAGAGCTCGACATTGAAAGACGGGTTTTCGCCGAAAAGAACATTGAAGTCGGCATTAAGGAGCGCAAGCTGGCCAAACAACTTGCCGACTACACGGCACTGAAAGAAAAGCTGGATAACAATGAGAAAAAGATCGTTAACGAGGCAAAGCAAAAAGCTAAAACGCTCATTTCTGACGCTAACCAGCTGATTGAAAACACGATCCGGGAGATTAAAGAAAATAAGGCCGAAAAGGAAAAAACAAAGACAGTAAGGGTCGAGCTTGAAAAATTTGGCAAGAAAAACCTCGAACTGGAACAAGTGACCGAACCGGCACCGGCAGAGGACATTTTCGAACCCGAAAGCGGCGACATTATCCCTGGCAGTTATGTCCGGATTGTGGGCCAAACGGCTATTGGTGAGGTCATTGGATTAAGAGGAAAAGACGCCGAAGTGCGGATCGGTGACCTGAAATCTACCATTAAGCTGAATCGATTGGAAAAGGTTTCCAACAAAACTTACAAAGCCACAACAGGCGAAAAGAAGTTGAAAACCAGTGCTAAGGGCGTTGATTTGAATGAGCGTATGCTCAATTTCAGTTTCAATCTGGATATGCGCGGCAAACGCGGGGAAGAAGCATTGGGGCTTGTGGACCAATTCATGGACAACGCCATCATGCTCGGCTACGACGAACTGCGCATCGTACACGGTAAAGGCGACGGAATACTCAGGACGTTGGTCAGGAACCATTTGAGGGGTTACTCGCAAGTTTCCGGCATGCAGGACGAGCATCCGGACCGCGGCGGGGCGGGTGTTACCATTGTGAAGTTGAAATAGCGTTTATTGACAGCATAGCAACAAAAAGAGGGTGCCTTCCGGCACCCTCTCCTATTTTATAAGCCCAGCAAAATTAATGTGCTGCAGCCGCCGTAGTTGTGGTTGTTGAACGTCTGCCTTTCATCCAGAAGAACAAAATCCCGAATGCAACGATCAAAATCGCAGGGAAAATGATCATGGTGCTAAGCGTCGCCTGACCGGCTGCCAGTTCCATTTCATCACCTGTAAGACCTGCTGCAATTTTTTCAGCTTTCGCATCATCAAGCCATTTACCGATAACAGGCTGCCAGATCGCAGTTGAGAACATACCCACACCACCTACGATGGACATTCCCAACGCGCCGCTAAGCGGAACATTCTGTGCAATAAAACCAATCATTGTTGGCCAGAAAAGGCCCACGCCCATCGCGAAGATAACCGCTGCCGCATAAGCCGCTCCGCCTGTTACCGTGCTGAACAAATAGATTCCGATAGCCGCCAGGACAGACGAGCCCCAAAGGATCCCTGTTGCGCCAAGTACTTTCACGATTGGCGCAGCGAAGAAGCGGATCAAAGCCATTAAGCCTGTTACGAGCGCAAGAATAAGCATTGGACTTGCGCCGCTTTTGCTCATGATCAAACCAGTCCATTGCTGTGGCCCGAACTCAGAAATAGCCGTTAGCATCATGCAAAGGAATATAAATATGAACAAAGGCGAGGCCATTGCTTTCAGGTTTTCGCCGATAGAAGTTACACCTGCAACGTGAGGTCTAGGAAATGCCTGTCCCCAGAACAAGAATGCATAAATCACAGCCGGGATCATAATCACCCAGATTTGCGCCTGCCATCCCAGGTTCGCATCGGTCATAAATTTAGATATCAAGCTTCCTACAACGATTCCGCCCGGGAACCACATGTGGAAACGGTTGAGCATCTTATTCATTTTCAAACCTTCGTAAGTGTCCGCTATCATTGGGTTACAGGCCGCTTCCGTACACCCGTTTCCAATTCCAATAAAAAATGTCGAGATCAAAAGGCCGGTATAACCGCCTGCATATATGGTAAGAAGAATGCCGATTACGTGGCAGACAAATGCAATCTGCATGATGATTTTTGGGCCCACTGTGTGGTAAACAAGTCCGCCAATGATCATGGACAAGGGAAAACCGAGGAAAAACATAAGGTTAATAAACCCAAGCTGCTCCGCAGTCAGGCCAAATTCATCCCCCAGCTGTGGAAGAATACCCGCCCGGATACTGAAAGAAAAAGCGGTGGTAATAAGAGCAAAACAACTAGCATTAAAAAGCCTGTCGCTATTAATTGTTTGAGTCATGAGACTAAAAGGGTTTGTTATTTAAATGGATGATTAACCTTATGGAGACTGCTGTTTTTATGTAAGAATTTCACAGAAAAAACAAATAAACGCTTTTTCTACTGCATTTAGTTATGCCCGGGAAGTGTTTTTTAAGTGTTAAAATTATATTTGTAAGAAGTAAGAGTCATCTATACTACTCTTTAACATGTTATAAATCTTTTCAAAACTTTAAACCAACTGGAATGTCAAGAAAGATTAGGATGGGTATGGTGGGCGGATCGCTTGATGCCTTTATAGGCGGCGTCCATCGCCGTGCTGCTATTATGGATGGAGAAATAGAGCTGGTTTGTGGTGTGTTCAGTTCCGATCCTTCCAAATCGAAAGAGACGGGCAGAGCCTTATATTTGCCGGAGGATAGATTATACAACGATTTCGAGGAGATGATCCTCAAAGAAAAAGAGCTTCCCGAAGGAGAACGCATGGATTTTGTGGCCATTGTAACGCCCAACCACATGCACAAGGCCCCTACTAAACTAGCCCTTGAAAACGGTTTTCACGTCGTTTGCGATAAGCCAATTACATTAAATACGGAGGAAGCGGAGGAAATTACAGCATTGGTTGAAAAAACTGGCTTGATTTTCTGCCTTACCCACAATTATACAGGTTATCCTATGGTCAAAGAGGCGAAACATATGATCGCTTCGGGTGCTATCGGCAAGATCCGGAAAGTGATTGTGGAATATCCGCAAGGCTGGCTGGCAACATTGGTGGAAGTGACTGGTAACAAGCAGGCTGCATGGAGAACTGACCCAAAACGCTCAGGCGCTGCAGGCGGCTTAGGCGACATTGGAACACATGCCGAAAACCTGGCCGAATACATTACCGGGCTGAAAATCACTCAGGTTTGTGCCGATCTGACGATTTTCGTGGAAGGCCGCTTACTGGACGACGATGCGCATGTACTGCTGCGTTTCGACAATGGTGCAAAAGGAATTCTGCAAAACAGCCAGATTGCCAACGGCGAAGAAAATGACTTGAACATTCGTGTTTACGGCGAAACAGGAGGCTTGCAATGGAAGCAGCTGGATCCGAACACATTGATCCACAAAACCAACCAGGGCGCACGGATCATCCGCACCGGTGTAGGTAACTTATCCAAAGCCGCTCAGGTGCACACCCGCATTCCCGCAGGTCACCCGGAAGGCTATTTTGAGGCATTTGCGAACCTATACCGCAATTTTGCCATCCATTTGAGAGCATACTGGGAAGGCGGCAAAGCTGATCCCGTTTATGATTTCCCGTCGGCACAGGATGGCCTTAGGGGTATGAAGTTCATTGATGCCGTCATAGCATCAAATGCTTCGGATACCAAATGGACAAATTTCTGATCTAATCTTTTTTCACCTTTTCATTCAATACCCGTTTTATGAACAAAATTAAAGTTGGCGTTGTCGGAACCGGCTTCATTGGGCCCGCACACATCGAAGCTTTGAGACGTCTTCCCAATGTAGAAGTTGCTGCACTTTGCGAAGTAACCGCTGAGCTTGCAAAAGAAAAAGCAGATGGACTCGGAATCGCCCGTTCCTACACATTTGATGAATTACTGAAACAAGATGACATTCAGGCCATTCACATTTGTACACCAAACTTTCTTCACTATTCCCAGTCAAAAGCCGCATTGCTTGCCGGGAAACATGTTATTTGTGAAAAACCACTTGCTAAGGACCTGCATGAAGCAGAGGAACTGGTAAAACTGGCTGCTGAAACTGGCTTGGTTAATGCAGTTCACTTTAATTTGCGTTATTACCCTCTGGCGCGCCAGATGAAATCCATGCGTGAAAAAGGGGAATTGGGGGAAATTTATTCTTTCATCGGTTCTTACCTGCAAGACTGGCTGTTTTACCAAACCGATTACAACTGGCGCCTTGAACCGGACAAATCCGGCGATTCCCGCGCGATTGCCGACATTGGCTCGCACTTAATGGATATTCTCGAATACATTACGGGATTGAAAACCGTTGCCGTTATGGCCGATTTCAACACCGTTCATAAAACGCGTAAAAAACCGCTTAAAGCCGTTGAAACTTATTCAGGCAAAATGTTACAGCCGGAAGATTACGCAGACGTCCCCATTACAACCGAAGATCATGCGAACGTTTTGCTTCGTTTTGATAATGGTAACAAAGGGGTTATCACCGTTTCACAAGTTTCCGCCGGCCGTAAAAACCGCATGAGCCTGGAAATTTCCGGTTCGAAGAAAACATTCAGCTGGTGCTCAGAATCTCCCAACGAAATGTGGATCGGAAACCGTGACAAAGCCAATGAAATCCTGATGCGGGACCCGTCTCTGGTGAATGAAGACGTTCGCTCCACCATCACTTTCCCGGGCGGACACAACGAAGGCTTCCCGGACACTTCAAAACAAATGTTCAAAGAAGTGTACGCCGCCATCGCAGAAGGCAAACAACCAGAAAAACCAACATTCCCAACCTTCGCAGACGGCTACCGCGAACTGCTGATCTGCGAAAAAATCCTGGAAAGCAACAAAGCACAGGCTTGGGTAACTATTTAATTTTGAATCAATAACATTATGAAAACAATAAAAGGACCTGGAATCTTTCTTGCCCAGTTTTTGGGCGATGAGGCTCCGTTTAATTCATTGGATTCTATCGCTGATTACATGGCGGGGTTGGGCTATAAAGGCTTGCAGCTTCCTACCTGGGATCCGCGTGTGATTGATGTGAAGCAGGCTGCTGAATCGCAGACCTATGCGGATGAGCTGAAAGGAAAGCTGGCTGATAAAGGCTTGGAAATCACTGAACTGGCGTCTCACATTATCGGACAATTGGTTGCTTCGCACCCGGTGTATGATGAAATGTATGACGGTTTTGCGGTTCCGGAAGTTCGGAATAACCCAAAAGCACGTGCAGAATGGGCAACGCAGCATTTGAAATATGTTGCCAAAGCGAGCGCAAACCTGGGTTTGAAAGCCAGTGCAACATTCTCAGGCGCATTGGCGTGGCCATTCCTTTACCCATGGCCGCAACGCCCTGCCGGTTTGGTTGAGACTGCATTTAAAGAACTGGCAGCGCGCTGGAAACCGATCCTGGATGTTTATGACGAGAACGGCGTGGATGTATGCTATGAGCTGCACCCGGGCGAGGACTTGTTCGATGGCTCAACATTCGAAATGTTTGTTGACTATCTGGACGGCCATACGCGCGCCAACATTAACTATGATCCAAGCCATTTTGTCTTGCAGCAATTGGATTATCTGCAATTCATCGACCTTTACCACGACCGCATCAAAGCGTTCCACGTAAAAGACGCGGAATTCAATCCAACCGGTAAGCAAGGCGTTTACAGCGGTTTTGCTGGCTGGGCCGATCGTGCGGGACGTTTCCGCTCATTAGGCGATGGTCAGGTTGATTTTAACAGCATTTTCTCGAAATTATCTCAGTATGATTATGATAGCTGGGCGGTTTTGGAATGGGAATGCTGCATTAAGTCACCCGTTCAGGGAGCTGCGGAAGGCGCACCGTTTATTGAGAGCCATATTATTGAAGTTACAACCAAAGCATTTGACGATTTTGCCGGAACCGGTGCCGATGAGGCATTCAACCGCAAGGTGTTAGGACTTTAATTGTCGACTTCACAAGTATATTGAAAACCTATTTTCCTTATGGAAGATAGGTTTTTTTGCTATATCAGTTAACCCCATTATGACTCTAAGAATGAGTAATTTTTTAAATCAAATTTTACCAAAACAGCTGCGGAAGATTGGCATTGTGGCTATGGCCTGTTTTTGTGTAAATGCAACCGCGCAAACGGTGACCCCTGAAAAGCGGGTGCTTGTTTTCTCAAAAACGGCAGGCTTCCGACATGCATCGATCCCGGCCGGACGGACGGCGCTTATTAAGCTGGGCAAAGAGAAGGGCTTTGCAGTGGATACAACAGAGAATTCCTCTGTTTTCAATGAAAAAAACTTGCAAAAATACAGCGCTGTCGTTTTCCTGAATACAACAGGCGACATCCTGAACGACAAGCAGCAGGATGCATTTGAACGTTACATTCAGGCTGGCGGTGGTTATCTGGGCATTCACGCGTCTACGGACACAGAATATGAATGGCCGTGGTATAACAAGCTGGCAGGCGCGCAATTCCTGAGCCATCCGGGCAATCCGAATGTGCAGGAAGGTGAGGCTTATGTGGTGAATGACAAGCACGAATCCATGACCGATTTTCCTAAAAAATGGAAGATTAAGGATGAGTTTTATGATTTCAAAAACTTCAATCCGAAAGTGAATGTGCTGGTTAAGATCGATGAAAAGTCTTACAAAGACGGCAAAATGGGCGATGACCATCCCATGTCATGGTACCACGAATACGACGGTGGAAAGGCATTTTATACCAATTTCGGCCATGAGGACGCAACATTCGTTAACCCCGTTTTTGTAAAACATTTAACCGGCGGCTTGAATTACGTCATGGCTTCCAAGCTGGATTATTCAAAATCCCGTCCCGAAGAAAACCGCTTCACCAAGAAAGTGCTGGCAACAAAACTGGACGAGCCAACCGAGCTTGTTGTGCTTGACGATCAACGCGTTTTGTTAAGTGAGCGTAAAGGGAAGCTTAAACTTTATAATCCGAAAACAGGTAAGATCAAGGTTGTCGCTGATGTTCCGGTTTATATCAAACAAGAATATGGCTTAATGGGATTAAACATTGATCCTAATTTCAAGACCAACAAGCTGGTTTACCTTTACTATTCGCCGCCTTCAACTGAAAAAGACACTGCTCAGCATTTGTCGCGCTTCAAATACGATGATGTAAAAGACACATTGCTGCTTTCAACCGAGGAAGTTTTGCTGACTGTGCCTGTGAAAAGAAATGATTGCTGCCATACGGGAGGTTCTATCGCCTGGGATGCAAAGGGCAATCTGTATTTGTCTACGGGTGATGACGTAAACCCCTTCCAATCAAATGGTTATGGACCAATCGACGGACGGCCGGGACGTGAAGGCTGGGATGGTCGCCATACCTCGTCAA of Dyadobacter chenhuakuii contains these proteins:
- a CDS encoding endonuclease MutS2; this translates as MLYPNTLEQKLGFDKLRERLKEACISPLGQSYVEKIKFSENFGLVEKLVSQTAEMQKIMQIGENFPSQNYIDATSFLKRAAIEGMLLTQAEFSDIKVSLLTIRLCLRFFANEEPEAYPILGEYAKTIRVDKAITDAIDRIIDDRGQIRDSASSELSRIRKRLISEQAGIRKKLDTILKSARSNGWVGDDVSLTIRNGRMVIPVAAEHKRKLRGFVHDESATGQTVFIEPTDVFESNNEIRELEYEERREINRILLELTAQLRPYVPDLQKAYGFLGLMDFLRAKAKLAAEMSAINPPFFNKQFIDWRDARHPLLHLSFQKQGKKVVPLNIELQEKQRILIVSGPNAGGKSVSLKTVGLIQYMFQCGLLVPVAEGSTMGFFQNIFIDIGDEQSLENDLSTYSSHLTNMRHFLAMANRRTLFLIDEFGTGTEPGLGGAIAEAILENLTKSGAYGVINTHYTNLKVLADKTEGLVNGAMRFDGEHLEPLYQLEIGRPGSSFAFEIASKIGLPNAVVDRAKEKLGTQQVNFEKLLKELDIERRVFAEKNIEVGIKERKLAKQLADYTALKEKLDNNEKKIVNEAKQKAKTLISDANQLIENTIREIKENKAEKEKTKTVRVELEKFGKKNLELEQVTEPAPAEDIFEPESGDIIPGSYVRIVGQTAIGEVIGLRGKDAEVRIGDLKSTIKLNRLEKVSNKTYKATTGEKKLKTSAKGVDLNERMLNFSFNLDMRGKRGEEALGLVDQFMDNAIMLGYDELRIVHGKGDGILRTLVRNHLRGYSQVSGMQDEHPDRGGAGVTIVKLK
- a CDS encoding MFS transporter, producing the protein MTQTINSDRLFNASCFALITTAFSFSIRAGILPQLGDEFGLTAEQLGFINLMFFLGFPLSMIIGGLVYHTVGPKIIMQIAFVCHVIGILLTIYAGGYTGLLISTFFIGIGNGCTEAACNPMIADTYEGLKMNKMLNRFHMWFPGGIVVGSLISKFMTDANLGWQAQIWVIMIPAVIYAFLFWGQAFPRPHVAGVTSIGENLKAMASPLFIFIFLCMMLTAISEFGPQQWTGLIMSKSGASPMLILALVTGLMALIRFFAAPIVKVLGATGILWGSSVLAAIGIYLFSTVTGGAAYAAAVIFAMGVGLFWPTMIGFIAQNVPLSGALGMSIVGGVGMFSTAIWQPVIGKWLDDAKAEKIAAGLTGDEMELAAGQATLSTMIIFPAILIVAFGILFFWMKGRRSTTTTTAAAAH
- a CDS encoding Gfo/Idh/MocA family protein; amino-acid sequence: MGMVGGSLDAFIGGVHRRAAIMDGEIELVCGVFSSDPSKSKETGRALYLPEDRLYNDFEEMILKEKELPEGERMDFVAIVTPNHMHKAPTKLALENGFHVVCDKPITLNTEEAEEITALVEKTGLIFCLTHNYTGYPMVKEAKHMIASGAIGKIRKVIVEYPQGWLATLVEVTGNKQAAWRTDPKRSGAAGGLGDIGTHAENLAEYITGLKITQVCADLTIFVEGRLLDDDAHVLLRFDNGAKGILQNSQIANGEENDLNIRVYGETGGLQWKQLDPNTLIHKTNQGARIIRTGVGNLSKAAQVHTRIPAGHPEGYFEAFANLYRNFAIHLRAYWEGGKADPVYDFPSAQDGLRGMKFIDAVIASNASDTKWTNF
- a CDS encoding Gfo/Idh/MocA family protein, producing the protein MNKIKVGVVGTGFIGPAHIEALRRLPNVEVAALCEVTAELAKEKADGLGIARSYTFDELLKQDDIQAIHICTPNFLHYSQSKAALLAGKHVICEKPLAKDLHEAEELVKLAAETGLVNAVHFNLRYYPLARQMKSMREKGELGEIYSFIGSYLQDWLFYQTDYNWRLEPDKSGDSRAIADIGSHLMDILEYITGLKTVAVMADFNTVHKTRKKPLKAVETYSGKMLQPEDYADVPITTEDHANVLLRFDNGNKGVITVSQVSAGRKNRMSLEISGSKKTFSWCSESPNEMWIGNRDKANEILMRDPSLVNEDVRSTITFPGGHNEGFPDTSKQMFKEVYAAIAEGKQPEKPTFPTFADGYRELLICEKILESNKAQAWVTI
- a CDS encoding sugar phosphate isomerase/epimerase family protein, which encodes MKTIKGPGIFLAQFLGDEAPFNSLDSIADYMAGLGYKGLQLPTWDPRVIDVKQAAESQTYADELKGKLADKGLEITELASHIIGQLVASHPVYDEMYDGFAVPEVRNNPKARAEWATQHLKYVAKASANLGLKASATFSGALAWPFLYPWPQRPAGLVETAFKELAARWKPILDVYDENGVDVCYELHPGEDLFDGSTFEMFVDYLDGHTRANINYDPSHFVLQQLDYLQFIDLYHDRIKAFHVKDAEFNPTGKQGVYSGFAGWADRAGRFRSLGDGQVDFNSIFSKLSQYDYDSWAVLEWECCIKSPVQGAAEGAPFIESHIIEVTTKAFDDFAGTGADEAFNRKVLGL